Within Montipora foliosa isolate CH-2021 chromosome 3, ASM3666993v2, whole genome shotgun sequence, the genomic segment GATTGTTATCCATTGACATCgatattgatattgatattGAGGGTTTTTCTGTCTAATCTTTTCATAAGCGACTGAATCgttagacaaaaaaaaaaccactgagTTTCTGCTCTGaataaacaatattgttttaaaacttgaGTGTTACAACGACACGTAACAGCATCTTCAGCGTTCTCGTTATCTTCTGCTATAATTCGCAgggctggaaataatttttctccTTTaacaggacatatgtcctttcaaatcttcattttgGTCGGACATCTTATCAATTTGTCCGGACATTAATTAGCATCATTTGTAAGAATAATGATTTTCAATACCAACCATTCAGTGGAGTCTTGACAAAGATGTCTTACGTGTAAATGCactgtttcttcaagtttcttgcacgTGTCAATCCGCGTATTAACACTCTAACATTTTATAACAGAGAATACTCGAACTCTTacctattctcggttttcacatgacgtcacgaccgccatattggtgccctaaacaaagaaaaggcggccatgttggtgccccgaccaaatcctccgggaatttaactctattattatgcaaacgtttccttttgttttcgttgaaaaacatgactgttgatcacgtgagtgaaaaccagcaataattTCGACTCTCTAGTAGTTTGAAAATCCGACTAGGATATAAATTTGATCTTTCTCTGGAATTTTTAATACAGTATTTTTCATTCCTGTCCATTTCTCATTAGAATTTACATGCAACAACACCTGACGACCGTTTCGGTTCGtttagcttagtaaccaggcattctCGCTCGTGGTGGATCGATTTCTGTCGAAGTGAGCGGCCAACGTCGACATTATATGGCTGCGGCCGCACTAGGAGAGTTAACTGGGTTTATTTTTCAGAAACctggttaaaaattttaaataactTAGCTTGGTTAAAGGTtggttataataaaataacgGGGTTACATTTTATGAGCGGCCGCACTGAAATGGGTTACGAAGTGGGTTAACTCGATTGACGTCATGAGATAAACCATCAAAATGGCAGACTTCGAGGACCATGTTGTTATATTCTcgattctttttctttgttttcgtttcCTTTCTCGCTGCTCACGGCTAAGGCAGTCCCTCTTCCTCCTAATGCGCACTACGCAAATTTCTAAGGCAGTTCTTTCAACCATGATGTTAATTTCGCGTAGACGTCAGAGTGGTCTCCGTCACCGTCGAATGAATCGTCTTAGAGTCTGGGTATATCCGAGAGACCAGCGATGGTTTGGGGAAATCCATAGGAATCCTGCCATGCACGGCTTTTTCAGAGAGCACTTTAGAATGAGCTTCGATTCCTTTCAAGCCCTTTGTCGCATTCTGTCGCCATTTATGGCAAAAAGAAACACTCGCTTCCGTGCAGCGGTACCGATAGAGAAGCGTGTGGCAATTGGACTGTGGCGTCTTGGAACTGGAGAAAGTTATCGCTCTACATCTATTACGTTTGGTGTAGGAAAATGCACTGCGCTTAACATTGTTCACGATTTCATTCGTGCTCTGTTTCACGTCAGAGAAGATTACATCTCTTTTCCGACCAATGGAAGGGAATTAGGAAACGTAATgaacaaatttgaattaaaatatGGCTTACCTCAGGTCGCAGGCGTTATTGATGGGAGCCACGTAAAAATTAAAGCCCCTCAAGAGGATCACGAAGCATATTATAACCGAAAGCAATGTTATTCGATTGTTCTACAGGGAGTAACTGACTCAGAGTGCAAGTTTTTAGACGCTAGTGCGGGGTACCCTGGAAGTGTTCATGATGCGAGGATTTTTCGTCGAAGCGATCTTTTCAGGCAAATTTCTACGGGTGATATAATGGGAGGGACTAGGGTCATCAACAATGTAAACGTAAGGCCGTATTTGATTGGGGACACTGCCTACCCCCTACGTCCTTACCTCATGACGGCCTACCACAGCGGACGCTTAACCCCACCCCAACAAAGGTTTAACAAGGTGCTGACGAAGCTACGGGTGGTTGTGGAAAGAGCTTACGGAAAATTGAAGATGCGTTGGCGATGCATTCTAAAGGAATTAGAGGATGACACTCAAAGAGTGGCAGATATCACCCTAGCTTGCTGCATTTTACACAATTTCTGTATCATCATGGGAGACGATTTCGATGATTCTGATGAGG encodes:
- the LOC137996130 gene encoding uncharacterized protein — protein: MSFDSFQALCRILSPFMAKRNTRFRAAVPIEKRVAIGLWRLGTGESYRSTSITFGVGKCTALNIVHDFIRALFHVREDYISFPTNGRELGNVMNKFELKYGLPQVAGVIDGSHVKIKAPQEDHEAYYNRKQCYSIVLQGVTDSECKFLDASAGYPGSVHDARIFRRSDLFRQISTGDIMGGTRVINNVNVRPYLIGDTAYPLRPYLMTAYHSGRLTPPQQRFNKVLTKLRVVVERAYGKLKMRWRCILKELEDDTQRVADITLACCILHNFCIIMGDDFDDSDEDESSDDDDDDGREDDDEGQEIRRALTEYLSQ